One genomic region from Macaca mulatta isolate MMU2019108-1 chromosome 20, T2T-MMU8v2.0, whole genome shotgun sequence encodes:
- the HBA1 gene encoding hemoglobin subunit alpha (The RefSeq protein has 1 substitution compared to this genomic sequence), with protein sequence MVLSPADKSNVKAAWGKVGGHAGEYGAEALERMFLSFPTTKTYFPHFDLSHGSAQVKGHGKKVADALTLAVGHVDDMPQALSALSDLHAHKLRVDPVNFKLLSHCLLVTLAAHLPAEFTPAVHASLDKFLASVSTVLTSKYR encoded by the exons ATGGTGCTGTCTCCTGCCGACAAGACCAACGTCAAGGCCGCCTGGGGTAAGGTCGGCGGGCACGCTGGCGAGTATGGTGCGGAGGCCCTGGAGAG GATGTTCCTGTCCTTCCCCACCACCAAGACCTACTTCCCCCACTTCGACCTGAGCCACGGCTCTGCCCAGGTTAAGGGCCACGGCAAGAAGGTGGCCGACGCGCTGACCCTCGCCGTGGGGCACGTGGACGACATGCCCCAAGCGCTGTCCGCGCTGAGCGACCTGCACGCGCACAAGCTTCGGGTGGACCCGGTCAACTTCAAG CTCCTGAGCCACTGCCTGCTGGTGACTCTGGCCGCTCACCTCCCCGCCGAGTTCACCCCTGCGGTGCACGCCTCCCTGGACAAGTTCCTGGCTTCTGTGAGCACCGTGCTGACCTCCAAATACCGTTAA
- the HBQ1 gene encoding hemoglobin subunit theta-1 — translation MALSAEDRALVRALWKKLGSNVGVYATEALERTFLAFPATKTYFSHLDLSPGSAQVRAHGQKVADALSLAVERLDDLPRALSALSHLHACQLRVDPANFPLLGHCLLVTLARHYPGDFSPALQASLDKFLSHVISALASEYR, via the exons ATGGCGCTGTCCGCGGAGGACCGGGCGCTGGTGCGCGCCCTGTGGAAGAAACTGGGCAGCAACGTCGGTGTCTACGCTACTGAGGCCCTGGAGAG GACCTTCCTGGCCTTCCCCGCCACGAAGACCTACTTCTCCCACCTAGACCTGAGCCCCGGCTCCGCCCAGGTTAGAGCACACGGCCAGAAGGTGGCGGACGCGCTGAGCCTCGCCGTGGAGCGCCTAGACGACCTACCCCGCGCGCTGTCCGCTCTGAGCCATCTGCACGCTTGCCAGCTGCGAGTGGACCCAGCTAACTTCCCG CTCCTGGGCCACTGCCTGCTGGTGACCCTCGCCCGGCACTACCCCGGAGACTTCAGCCCGGCGCTGCAGGCGTCGCTGGACAAGTTCCTGAGCCACGTGATCTCTGCGCTGGCTTCCGAGTACCGCTGA